The Antechinus flavipes isolate AdamAnt ecotype Samford, QLD, Australia chromosome X, AdamAnt_v2, whole genome shotgun sequence DNA window GTTtagataaagacagaaatagtataAGGTATTTTATAACTTAAATTGAAGTTTTATGTGAAATATGGACTCctagtttgatatttcctttattCTGTTATTTATCATGTCAGAACCCAAGAATCCATCTAGTTTTCACCACATATACTAGTTGTTAGAGAAGTAAACTTGGTGACTAGAATTGAAATCTTGGATTGAgatctgttttttaaaagattttagcaGAAATGTCTAAAGAATCtttacaaataactttgaaacaGAAAGGAAGTCCATGAGGACATGATCATTTTCAAACTGCCCCAAAAAGTCAGGGATCAGATGGCTCCACTGGATGTCTGAAATCCAAAATGAAATGGGTTGATTGGATGGATATTGGGAAGTGTTACTCAATTACAGCAAGacttaatgttttttaaaaaatatttatgtccGTTATTGTACCTTCTTGggcttttattttctatatatatcaGTTTATCTCAAGTTTTCTTGATGTTGTATGATTTTCCCTCTGGATTAATCCGTAATTTTGAACATTCTTTCTATGCCTTTGTATGGTACTTTGTTTATGGTTCTGATTCTGGTCTCACTTTATAATTGGAATTATTCTGTATCAGTGGCAAGATGTAAAAGTGCTCAAGGTCTCCTGTTTAGTTTTTAGTTTGTTGCTCTCTATCCTTGTgaagtgttttttcttttgtttttagagacCCTCCTTGGGTCCACATTCCACAGGAATGTTTTACCAAGTGCACACTGTGTGGACCCATATGGGCAAACCAAAGGGTTGCCTCTTCCCATGAGTGTGTGGGGAGTGAATGGTAAGGAATCCCCTGAACTTGTCTTTTAAAGTTACTGTATTTTGCAGAAACACTGAAGCTGGAGTATGCAAGAGGCCTTGAACATGTCAAGAATGAAGCCCACCCTGAGCTGACACAATTTGATTTTGCAACCCATGTACCCTGTGTGTCTATGGGAGTCAAGATGGGCTCCAGTCAGTCTGCTCCAGACTGAGAAACTTTCTGCAATTGGGACCTTTGTAAATAAGCAGACTGTCACATATGTTCATGGTCTAGCAGTTCTCAAGGGGAAAGAATtgcttttgactttttatttattcacGAGTTCTTTTTTCACGTTTGAAGGGTATtgatcctttctccctcttctatgatttttactttttctctataACTTAAATAATAGACTTGCTCTGCACTGAAAACTCTTTAATATGTGGGGTTCCCAcatccattttcctttctcttgtaaTAAATCCAGCTGCAATGCATGTCTCATGGACCTGTGATACAGTTTTTGACATAATATTCTATGcataatatgttattattttttcttgtttctgttgatgTTTCACTTTgctcatttgctattttattgatttgattttttcctctttttaataaaattaataaaaggtTTATCAATTTCATTAGTCTTTTCAAAGAATCAGTTTTAGATATCattcctttagaatattttcattttcaatttagctgtttctcaaatttttaatatctttgattttttattttcagcttGTTCATTTGTGGCTTTCTAATAATTTCAATGAATATTCATCACATTATTCCTCTTATTTTCTGTCttaaagtgtatgtgtgtgtgtattttccatAGAACTGCTTTATTTGCATCTGAAAAATTTTCCccataattctttttcaaataattacttaaaaattatcctttgaaattctcattttcttttaatggtTTCATTGTTATGTTgccattttgttctgttttatgtTTGTGCTGTTTGAACCAATTACTACTTTTATTAAGAGGTGGGGGTAGGGAACTGACAACACttttttgtctctcctctctccttcccaattTCCCTTTTCAGAGTCCAAGAAAGAAACATCACAGCTCTAGCTCTTTGAGTCACGAATCCTTACTCTGCACTGATGGCCACTGACAATGCTGCCAACGGCCCACCATATCGGGTCCTGGTCCGGGTGTCTGAGAATTTCtttgaaatggagaagaaattacaaaagtaTTTCCAGAACCCATGGAAGTCTAGGGGAGGCAAATGCAAGGTCAAAGCTGGTCCCACTGAAGACACTTTCTGGGTAGATTTTTATAAAAGACAAGCCAAGGAAGGAGTGATAGCAAAGAGAGATCACTCTGTAACCATCAGTGATATAAATGATACATCATCACATGTGGACATCTtcatagaaacaaatgaaaacccAGAAGAGAATAAAACTTTGGAAACAAGCCAGATTTTCTCTCAGATTCAGTCCATCCCACAGGAATTTCCAGATGAGAAGCACTCAGAAGAAGAAGGTGCTACTAGCTCCTATGATTTCTTcattcaaaagatattttttcatgTGGAAGCCCAGCTGACTTTCAAGCTTTCTATAGAGCTAAGGCAGATAATTAGTAGCCTCTGTCCAGATATAAAAATAGAGGGAGGCCGTTATGGACCTGAAAGACTGATTGGTGACTATGAAGATATAGGAAAAATTTATCAGTTCTTAAGGGAGAAGATGCTGGGAagtgacaagaaagaaaaattgtcttGCTCAGCCTCAgcagaagaaattgaagaaattgaagaaattgaagaaattataagaaatgacTGCAACAGTCTTGTTCTTTACTCAAGCCCAAAACAAAGGTTAGAAGATGAACTGGACCTTATTTCAGTTCCTGCACATTTGTTTGAATATTTCAAATATGTCTTTGCTGATACTCTGGGCAGAATAGAAACTGAGAATCAAGTTCAAATCAAAAGTGCTTTTTCATGTCCTATTGGCAATGTGTATTTAGACTTCAAGACAAGTAAGTCATGGGACAGACAATTGGCTCAAGACGCTTTTACCAGAGCATTTCAGAGGGAAATACAGAATGTATCCCATCAGGatgttcatttcacagataataaGCTGGTACTTGAAATGCAAAAATCACTGACTCAAACATTTCATAACATCCATGTTAAAGCTGAAGAAAAAGACTTAATCCTCTGGGGAAACCCAAAGGATATTTTAGAAGCTCAACATTTCATTGAAGAAAACTTCCCTCAGAAACGACATGAGGAGGAAACGATGGTTTACCCAAACCTGAAGAATGGAATTGAGGTTGAAACCTCTCTCTGGCGTCTTCTGGGccaagaaatcagagaaatagagaaaacatATTATACTGTAATGGAATTGATAAACAAACccaaaactgggaaaacactcaTCATATTTAAACCAAAAGACAAAGATTTAGACCTCTCTGCACATGCTTATGAAgatttcattgatctctttcagATGCTCTTGCCTCAGATCATCAAAGAAGTAGTGATTCTGAAACCAATAGATCAGAAGAAAAAGGCTCGGATTGAAAAGACATTATttgaaaacctggaaagaaagcATTCCCATGTGAACATTGAATGGAATAAACCAGAACTGACACTGACTGGTTTGCCCAAGTACCTTGAAAAAGCAATGAAATACATTAAGAGATATTACAAAATTGAACATCCTCCTCAGCAGAGACAATTCTCTCTTCCTTGGAGAGAATTAGAGTAGATACTCCAAATCTTTCTTGGACGAAAATGGTAATGATTTCAAAGATGGCTTTATCTTCCTCTAATGGATTGCTTAACTGTGGGGACTTAGGAAAAGAGGAGTGTGCCATCTCTCTAGAAATCATTCACCATAAATGTCCTCCCAAAGTACAAGCATGAGTTCTGTGACCCTTGTATCAGACAGGCAAATATGTCAGTGTGCTCTGTATGTCAGATTTCCTATTATATCATGAAAGGAAACAATGATAAGTACTTACAGGATTTCTTCATTTCTAGTTTGTAATTCATGTGACAATATTCTGTTTCATTATCACAGGCATGAAGGCATATAGACAGAAGATCATCCCAAACCAAGAAAATGTTAGAAAGGAACAAGATGGTTGTCATACTTGCCAAATAATGTGAAGGATGGCaggttttctatttcctcagaAGGACTTTTGACCAAAGGCTGTTTACTCACAACAGGACAGTCTCAGACATTAGAATTCAAGGATGTGATCACCAGGAATGGTATTCACAAAGTTATACAATTTTGGGCCAGAAAACTTCGGTTACCATGGTATCAGCTATCTGCAACAAATTAAGCTGGAATTGGAGGTGAAAGAATTGAGTAAGAGTCTTGATTTCAAGGATGCCTTGAAAGCTGGTCTTACAAAAACTGTAGTTGTGGAAAGCAATCAGAGCAATCACTAAAATATGTGTGTTtcgagaaaaataaaagaattagagaagaaattagTTGTTTAGGCACGAGTGGGATGAACTTCTGTTAACCTGTctaatttcttggagttttaaactttttattagaCAAACTGAGAACCCAGTAGGAATGTAAAAGTTGCTCTAGTGAGCACTCAAAGTGTACTTCTCAGTACTTTCCTGCCTGTCTCCATTTTGCTGTCACCAGGGATGCTGGAGTTAAGGAATCTTCCATTGTCCCACTTGTACATATGATGAGTGACCCTCAGAACCATTCATATTATTTGTGAAAAGCTGTTGGTGGCCTCAGAACTCACCAGAGCTAGCTCCCTTCTAATTGGAATGATAGCCAGGAAcattaaaaaagatagaaaacatcTTGACAAAAGTTATAGTCTCAAGATATTTACATTAATCCTTCACATCAGAAAGAAACTATCCATCCTTAGGGCTCTGACAAATTTAATATAAAGTGAAGAGTGAAGAAAGCTATTTCTGTCAAATAAAATCTAGTGACATCCAGTCACTTTCAGGAGCAACTAGAAAGCTTGTGGCATTCAGAGCTCTTCAtaacctttttccttccttcactccccCACTATGCACTCTGTGCtttagtgacactggcctccttgacATTCTCTGTCCAAGAAATTCCACCTTTCTGGATTGTGCATTTTCACTGTATAtccccatgcctgaaattctttcagtattcatttttacgTGCTGGTTTTTCTATGCCTTCTTTCTAGTCCTacctaaaatcctaccttctacaggaagactTTCCCAAATCCTCTTAAAACTAGTGCTTTTCCTGTGtggattatctccaatttgtctTATAGATAggttgtttgtacatagttgtttgtatattgtctcccctattagacttTGAGCTACTTGAGAGCAAaggctgtcttttgccttcttttgttTCCCCACcacatagcacagtgcctagaaatAATAGGTACTTCTCCTCATTGAATAACTGACTTTGGGCAGGTTCATTGACCTGGAAAACACTTCCTCGATTAAAAGACAAGTGGCATTGGTTTGTTTACTGCCCTGATCTTCACATTCCTAGCTCCCCCTTTCAGGTGTACCTTGTGGCAATTGTTCTATTTGTGTAGTCTTGGTGAAAACACATTTATGCCCACGTATTTTCTGACTTTAAACCTCCAGAAAATTGTCTGCTTAATTTGCCATTGTTCAAGATTTCCCCTCAAAAGTGTACTTGTAGTGCAACAGATGAAATGTCCATTGATCTCTGAATGAgtatttgctataaaaattaaacaaaaatatttattagaagcTTATATCCTGGATCCTGTGGCATTgcttagagaaggaaagagaacttGTGATACAGAGAGGTTCATTTCCAAGTTAGGAACAGCTTATTCATTGGTAACAATGTCAGTTACACCCTATTGTCCTTGTAtagaatgttaaatattataGCTCAAATGAATTGTAGTTGGGTCTTTAAATAATTGAATCATCTTGATTTGATTGTATGCTTATGTCTGAGGAGATGTGATTTAATGACTGTGTGAGATGCTTCTAATAAAGTCAAAACTCTATGTGATCAGAAAAAAGTTATGGTTTGTCagtcatttgctatttctgtgtttttttccatGTGTTTTGCAATGTGTCTCTGCTCTAAATtgacatggtcaatttttgtaaaagttccatGTGCTACTGTGAAATGTGTATATTCTTTTGCATTCCCATTTAGAAGATACTAGAAGTCCTTCTCATctattttctctataaatttgttcagttccttattttcctttttatttgtatttctattaaaaatatagcAAAGTGAGAGATATTGATGATTTGTTATGTAAAGAAATTCATCTATACTCATCTTTTTATGAGGTACAAACCAGTAATTCCTTCATCTCAGGCAGAAGAATGCTTGAGACTTAAGTGTGGAGAATGTAGGAGACAAAATTTTTGGAGACCCAAGCACAGGTTGAAGACTGGGAATGTGCAGTGAATTATGGTGAGCCCTTTGAAATAAACAACCTTAAATTTCCTGCgaatatctagaaaaaaatagtaggTGAATCACAGGATTGCACAAATTTAGATAAACTGATACACAAAATAACTTTATgtcatttctcttcatttccttACCAGTAAAATCAGATGTTACATGGGCACTGTCTCTTTTTGGTAAGACTTTATTTCTCAAAAGATTCAGTTTTCAACTGTATTCTTTCAATTTGAACTTTAGACAAAGTGTATTGCTTAATTCATGGATATGGCTTATCCTTGGAATAACTGATTATAACAGCTGCACTTTCTTTCATCAAGCTAGAATCattaatatgaataaaattttactATATTGGTCTCTAAACTGAATAGCTGAGCTACACAAAACACAGGTTTTAGAGATCAAGTCACTGTTTAATTACTTTCAGAGTGTGGAATACAGTTTGCAAACTGGAAACTCTCTTGAGCAGGAGATTTTCACCTGTTTCAGGAAAGGTAGAGATTTTATATACAAGTAATAAATGGGAAGTCATTCCCAGGGTTATATTGATTTTCCCCAACAAGCACAGGAATAGATGACAATACAACAATTCATGGATTGTTTCATATAGTGAGGTTGTGACCATTCCCTCCTCAGGGCACAGAACCCGAGTTTTGTGGAGGGAGCAGTTTTCTATAGTTCTATAATTCTTGAATCACTTCACTTATTACACATAGGTACACTACAAGAGTATAGCCATTATCAGAATGATAATTTTAAGCATCCTTCAAGGGCGTGAGTACATTTTTATTTCTGCTCTGAACCCTGATTCAAATAAGacataagaaaagaggaaatttatAACAAAGTAATACATAATCAACAAACATATTGATCACTGTAACAATAAAGACAATATAAGAAACAACGTAAATCACCACTTGGGGAAGCACCAACACCTGAGGTTCTTGGCGGGGGAATCCCAAGTCACAGCTATTTAGGGTCCCCTGGGGGGAGGGACCCAGGCAAGGTGTCCATCCCCACCTGGGTGGGACTCTAAAATGTGTACCCAACTATGGGGTTTATATAAactgagaacaaagaaggcactatGCCAGCTTTATTACGTGATATATGATTCCCTGGAAAGAACAGCTTCTTAGATATGGGGGCTTCCACCAAGGGGAATAGTTCATTCCTTTAAGCCAGCTGGTTTCACTCAGGGAACTGGACAGCTTTTTGGGGTGAAGCACATGCCAAGGCTCAAAGGAAGGTCTTAAAGGAAAAGTGGAATGCTTTCTCTGTGCCTCCCAGTGTCTTATCAAATAATTGCAAGCATGTTCTTATGTTCTCAGTCAGTACAAGGTTATACAAAGGGACCTGGCTGACGTTCATTGAGATTTCTTACAATCACAGAAAATACTCCAAGGACATGGCTGAGACTTACGAAGATTTCTTACACCAAGTGAATCATCCTACATTTGGAGGCTGGTGATAAACTTCCCTCTATGCTCCATGATACCTAATTCTGCAGAGAGGTTCCCAACAGATGGGTATAGGGCACTGAAGGTAGTTGCAGGACCAGTCAGGAATCCAACATTATCATTAATGGCTTTTGATAATGTGGCTTTTGGCCAGGAGATCCCTAGGTCTTCAGAGAATTTAGCAACAGGATCACAATGGGCAGGAAAGCAAGTTTCTGTTGCCAATGGAGGAACAACTTTAACCAGAGAGGAACTTCAGTGGAGTGGTTCTTTGGAATAGGGACAATTTAGGCAGGGTGTAGCCGAGCACAGAGGCCTTCCCAGAAAGGGGGGAGTATCCAATATGGAACAGAACTACATAAAAAGAACAGTCCTGTGGAAGGAGGCAATTCAGTGGCAAAGGCATGGGTACTAGAAGGTGAATCCCAGGCAGAGTGAGTAAAATTCATAGTTTTTACTCATGGGTATTTAATGCCTCCAAGCTCTGAGCAAAAAGCCTTTCTGGGATCCCAACACTAATCCAGAAACCGAATAAAGGCCTTTACACTTGCCTTCATTGTGGACAAAAGTCATAGGTCTGATACCTGACTTACTAGATCAGGCTTCTGTATTCTGCGTGCTATAGGGTACTTTTATTATGAGATACCCCAATTCTGTTTAGGGAAATCTCTGGCTGCAGCAGCTGGACAGAGGAATCAAATGCGTTATTTAGGAGACTAGAATAAACATAAACCATACAAGTttgaaataaatacaatgtaaaaGTGGAATGAAGAATTCTCCTTCCATGAAAATTGAAATTGGTATCAAGAGGACAGAAGCAAGGAGAGAAAAGACTCAGTGTATAGAGGAAGTAACTGCAACCTTTAGCCCACATCTGGTTTCTTAAGGAACAGCTCTCTACTTTAGAAGTTGGCTGCTTCAACCCCATTTGATTTTCAAGGTCAGATCACTTGTAGGTTTCGTAATCTAGGTAAGGACAAGTAGATTTAGGACTCCACTCCCCAAAATTTGCAGTGGGAGTGGTGAGCAAGACATCAAAGAGACCTCTCCACTGTGGCTCCAAAGGGTGTTTTCAGAGATAGCATATTTAGTAGACTCAGTCACCTGGTTATCCAACTAAGGTTGAACCTCAATTGGGACTCCCAAAGAATGGAACTATGAGACAAGTTGATAAGTCTCTAATATTTTCTGAGCCAATAgagtgttatgagccagaactctgtatttgaaacgaggattcttacaaggtgggaattgataagacaatggttatctggtTTTtaagcatgtgagttctctagttcagtacatgtactttgTACTTAATGTatttctacaagattcacacctatggtaatataattataatagagcatataagatgggacaaactcagccagattcaCTCCAACTCACACCAcgatggtggctggcctgtcttcctgcatttcctccactgagaccaagttagcctgggccccaggcaaggagacaataaagaatttggactttaacacctggctattctcgtggtgattactctgctgaaatgaaggctgctccagagacctccagaaaaccgaCCAGAACATTACAATACAGTATTATGGGAGAGTGCCTTTAGCTGCTATGCTTCCCACTCATGGGTACAATGATATTGAGTGTCCTGTTACTATCTCATAAGGACAGAGTTTATGGGAACCAAATGGTCTGGATCTAATGCTTAAAAGGAAGGGCTTTTGGACAGGAGATACCATTAGAGAATTTAGCAAGAGAGGTTTTAAGTATCCTATTAACTCTTTCAACTATTCCTGTTTACTGGGAGTGATAGGTACAATGGAGTTGCTGAGCGATTAGCCGGGATGAAAGCAGTTTAACTAATGAAGCTCCTGTAAAATGAGTACCTCTATCACTATGTATTTCTTTATGACTCCTCCCACCCACATCTATAATTCCAATAACCATACCCGCATCAACAAAACTCTCAGCCTTAGTAGTAACAATACTAGGAATCCTAACCGCCATAGAACTTAATACACTAACAAACAAAATACCAATAAAACCCTTAACCCACACACACAACTTCTCAAACATGCTAGGATACTTTACGCATATCTTCCACGGACTAAACCCCCTAACAAGTCcccttaatgaaattatttttttctgaggatTTTTATTACCCCAGAAGATGTGGCAGTATGACAGGGTCAACACTTTCACCTACCAGGAAAACATACAGACCATAACCAAAGCATACTTGTAACCATGGTGGCAATTAAATGAAGTTGATCTACTAAATGTAAAAGGGTGCATCTAGGAGAGGAAACTGTCCATGAGCTGGCTTCAGAAGCTTGGATGTATtgttaatagcattttattaaagggtccatggtcctctctaatgaagtggacctcagatcttcTTCACAAACTGACGTGTCTCCTTTTTCCAGGGCCCTATTTTTTAAATGGCTAGATGTCCAGTCATTCCAGGACAGCTataccaaatacagaataattccattgattgacATGTGACACAAACTAAAATAAGCAATATGCCAGCAGTATCAAAAGTTGAGTGAAGCAAGGAGTGTCTCCATATAAGATGGACAGGCTTCTCCTTAATTTTGGCAGGAGGGTTGCTACAAGCTATAAGAGTCATTGCCCTAAGGGGTCATAAAATAGTTATCTGCTTCTATTGGACAAGTCATTGGCCTGGgggtgcaaaaatattttgagggACTTTA harbors:
- the LOC127542807 gene encoding E3 ubiquitin-protein ligase DTX3L-like, which codes for MATDNAANGPPYRVLVRVSENFFEMEKKLQKYFQNPWKSRGGKCKVKAGPTEDTFWVDFYKRQAKEGVIAKRDHSVTISDINDTSSHVDIFIETNENPEENKTLETSQIFSQIQSIPQEFPDEKHSEEEGATSSYDFFIQKIFFHVEAQLTFKLSIELRQIISSLCPDIKIEGGRYGPERLIGDYEDIGKIYQFLREKMLGSDKKEKLSCSASAEEIEEIEEIEEIIRNDCNSLVLYSSPKQRLEDELDLISVPAHLFEYFKYVFADTLGRIETENQVQIKSAFSCPIGNVYLDFKTSKSWDRQLAQDAFTRAFQREIQNVSHQDVHFTDNKLVLEMQKSLTQTFHNIHVKAEEKDLILWGNPKDILEAQHFIEENFPQKRHEEETMVYPNLKNGIEVETSLWRLLGQEIREIEKTYYTVMELINKPKTGKTLIIFKPKDKDLDLSAHAYEDFIDLFQMLLPQIIKEVVILKPIDQKKKARIEKTLFENLERKHSHVNIEWNKPELTLTGLPKYLEKAMKYIKRYYKIEHPPQQRQFSLPWRELE